Proteins co-encoded in one Psychromonas sp. L1A2 genomic window:
- a CDS encoding DUF2788 domain-containing protein, giving the protein MLQEYTEQIEKIGLYGFYLLLFLFIGLAIQDVLKKGNVPKFGRNVVWAVLFFGCIGFISKAIIEIVWVNSGIG; this is encoded by the coding sequence ATGCTGCAAGAATATACTGAACAAATTGAAAAGATTGGGCTCTATGGTTTCTATCTTTTACTTTTTTTATTTATTGGTTTGGCAATTCAAGACGTATTAAAAAAAGGTAATGTGCCGAAGTTTGGTCGCAACGTAGTGTGGGCAGTTTTATTTTTTGGTTGTATTGGTTTTATTTCAAAAGCAATAATTGAAATTGTATGGGTTAATTCAGGCATTGGTTAA
- the ybfE gene encoding LexA regulated protein, translating into MAKESFDRITSDLFANEVRRGRPKSNPHSRQVQLKINKQKQTLRDKQNGLKRIELKVDNDLFEKLNALSDTQSISRAELITQLLHAQLNQIN; encoded by the coding sequence ATGGCAAAGGAATCATTTGATCGTATTACAAGCGATCTATTTGCAAACGAGGTACGCCGAGGCAGACCTAAGAGTAACCCTCATTCTCGTCAAGTTCAGCTAAAGATCAATAAGCAGAAGCAGACGTTACGAGACAAACAAAACGGTTTGAAACGAATCGAATTAAAAGTAGATAATGATTTATTTGAAAAATTAAATGCATTATCTGATACACAATCAATAAGTCGTGCAGAATTAATCACTCAACTTCTTCACGCACAGTTAAATCAAATAAATTAA
- a CDS encoding glycogen/starch/alpha-glucan phosphorylase, with product MAIKKNQESVAVPSVTSAEMQQAIIDRLRKGIGTDRYKANNKAWWNATCQAVNELVFEKLTQTQQNHSKKDTRAVNYLSLEFLMGRLLSNNLQNLEVFKVTEDALKALGKDLYELCDEEPDMALGNGGLGRLAACFIDSLATLGYPAIGYGIHYEHGLFKQEFQDGRQIERPDTWREYGNPWEICRPESIQFVPLYGYVETVFDQKDGPRKVWHAGQKLKGVPWDIPIVGYGAKTVNILRLWESRAHEAFDWDVFNAGGYVDSQVEKSKAETVSKVLYPNDSTDAGKELRLIQQYFFCACSVKDILRRFKRANKDWSLLPKKVAIQLNDTHPTIAIPELMRILIDEENLDWATAWGICQETFAYTNHTLLPEALEKWSVALFEKVLPRHLEIIYEINAQFLTNIVEKKWPGDDEKKQKLSIIEESQPRMVRMANLCVITAYKVNGVAAVHSELVKTDLFPEFHELFPGKLVNVTNGVTPRRWLKACNPGLATLLDETIGDDWVLNLDKLKGILPKAKEAAFQKRFMDIKKQNKVGLAKIIKDTTGVEVSVDAIFDVQIKRLHEYKRQQLNLIHILTLYKRLLENPDYDMVPRVFLFGAKAAPGYHMAKEIIFALNKIADKVNNDERIKDKLKVVFLPNYRISLAEKMFPAADVSEQISTAGLEASGTGNMKFSLNGALTVGTMDGANIEMAEEIGAEHMFIFGLSVDEVKALKASGYNPYDYYYKNPELKAVLDWLDTDFFTPGHAGLLSDIKRSLLEWGDEYLCLADYASYVAAHQDIDTLYRDQSAWAEKAILNAGAMGKFNSDRSIEDYASKIWKLEKFPTA from the coding sequence ATGGCGATTAAAAAGAATCAAGAATCAGTAGCAGTACCTTCAGTAACGAGTGCTGAAATGCAACAAGCGATTATCGATCGTCTACGTAAAGGGATTGGTACAGATAGATATAAAGCAAATAATAAAGCATGGTGGAATGCAACCTGTCAGGCAGTTAATGAACTGGTATTTGAAAAATTAACGCAAACCCAACAAAATCATTCAAAGAAAGATACGCGTGCGGTTAATTATCTTTCGCTTGAGTTTTTGATGGGACGCTTGTTATCTAACAATCTCCAAAACTTAGAAGTGTTTAAAGTCACTGAAGATGCATTAAAAGCATTAGGTAAGGACTTATACGAATTATGCGATGAAGAACCAGATATGGCATTAGGTAATGGCGGTTTAGGTCGACTTGCTGCATGTTTTATTGATTCGCTAGCGACGCTTGGATATCCAGCGATTGGTTACGGTATTCATTATGAGCATGGTTTATTTAAACAAGAGTTTCAAGACGGTCGCCAAATCGAGCGTCCTGACACATGGCGTGAATATGGCAACCCATGGGAAATTTGTCGTCCTGAATCAATTCAATTTGTTCCTTTATATGGTTATGTTGAAACGGTTTTTGATCAAAAAGACGGCCCTAGAAAAGTGTGGCATGCTGGTCAAAAATTAAAAGGTGTTCCATGGGATATCCCCATTGTAGGTTATGGTGCTAAAACCGTTAATATTCTACGTTTATGGGAAAGTCGTGCTCATGAAGCATTTGATTGGGATGTCTTTAATGCAGGCGGTTATGTTGATTCACAAGTCGAAAAATCAAAAGCAGAAACAGTATCCAAAGTACTTTATCCAAATGACTCAACAGATGCGGGTAAAGAGTTACGTTTAATTCAACAATATTTCTTTTGTGCTTGTTCAGTGAAAGATATTTTACGTCGCTTTAAACGTGCGAATAAAGATTGGTCATTGTTGCCTAAAAAAGTTGCTATTCAATTAAACGATACGCATCCAACGATTGCTATCCCTGAATTAATGCGTATTTTAATTGATGAAGAGAATTTAGATTGGGCGACAGCATGGGGAATTTGCCAAGAAACTTTCGCTTATACCAACCATACGTTATTACCTGAAGCATTAGAAAAATGGTCTGTTGCTCTGTTTGAAAAAGTATTACCCCGCCACTTAGAAATTATCTATGAAATTAATGCTCAATTCTTAACTAATATTGTTGAGAAAAAATGGCCTGGCGATGACGAGAAAAAACAAAAACTCTCTATCATTGAAGAATCTCAACCACGTATGGTGCGCATGGCCAACTTATGCGTAATCACCGCCTATAAAGTAAATGGTGTAGCGGCAGTACACTCAGAGCTTGTTAAAACAGATCTCTTCCCTGAGTTCCATGAATTATTCCCTGGTAAATTAGTTAATGTGACCAATGGTGTTACGCCACGTCGCTGGTTGAAAGCCTGTAATCCTGGTTTAGCAACGTTATTAGATGAAACCATTGGTGATGACTGGGTGCTTAACTTAGATAAGTTAAAAGGCATTCTTCCAAAAGCAAAAGAGGCGGCTTTCCAAAAACGTTTTATGGACATTAAAAAACAAAATAAAGTGGGATTAGCTAAAATCATTAAAGATACAACCGGCGTTGAAGTCTCTGTCGATGCTATTTTTGATGTGCAAATTAAACGTTTGCACGAATACAAACGTCAGCAATTAAACTTGATACATATTTTAACCTTATATAAACGTTTACTTGAAAATCCTGACTATGACATGGTGCCTCGTGTGTTTTTATTTGGTGCAAAAGCAGCGCCGGGTTACCACATGGCAAAAGAGATTATTTTTGCACTAAATAAAATTGCAGATAAAGTGAATAACGATGAACGTATTAAAGACAAATTAAAAGTTGTTTTCTTACCTAACTATCGTATCTCTCTTGCAGAAAAAATGTTTCCTGCTGCAGATGTTTCAGAGCAAATTTCAACGGCGGGTCTTGAGGCATCTGGCACCGGTAATATGAAGTTCTCATTAAATGGCGCACTAACCGTCGGCACAATGGATGGTGCAAATATTGAGATGGCTGAAGAAATTGGTGCTGAACATATGTTTATCTTTGGTTTAAGCGTTGATGAAGTAAAAGCATTAAAAGCAAGTGGATATAATCCTTATGATTATTACTATAAAAATCCAGAGCTGAAAGCGGTGCTTGATTGGTTAGATACTGACTTCTTTACCCCTGGTCATGCTGGTTTATTATCTGATATTAAACGTAGTTTATTAGAATGGGGCGATGAATATTTATGTCTTGCTGATTACGCATCTTATGTTGCAGCTCATCAAGATATCGATACGCTTTATCGTGATCAATCTGCTTGGGCTGAAAAAGCCATTCTAAATGCAGGTGCGATGGGTAAGTTTAACTCAGATCGCTCAATTGAAGACTATGCAAGTAAAATTTGGAAATTAGAAAAATTTCCGACAGCTTAA
- a CDS encoding alpha/beta fold hydrolase codes for MLLNYQLKQSSKHETVNKSEIIFIIHGLFGSLSNLSSLGKELQNNFDVILVDVRNHGQSDRSTTMTYQEMANDIFEVADSLNIDTFSILGHSMGGKIAMTCALLQPNRINRLVVADIAPTSHVDRHSDVFTGLQAVSNSNVKNRAEADTVLANYVETPEIRQFLLKSYQRGDNGFRFIYDVNNLYKNYSLIRDWPEQHNHYDKPTLFIKGELSDYIDQASQQSIITLFPNAKLKVINATGHWLHAEKPKTFNRLVMNFFAQ; via the coding sequence ATGCTACTAAATTACCAATTAAAACAATCTTCCAAACATGAAACAGTTAATAAAAGTGAGATTATTTTTATAATTCATGGCTTATTTGGTAGTTTGTCTAACCTTTCCAGCTTAGGAAAAGAATTACAAAATAATTTTGATGTCATTTTAGTTGATGTACGTAACCATGGTCAAAGTGACCGAAGTACAACAATGACTTACCAAGAGATGGCCAATGATATCTTTGAAGTAGCAGATTCGCTAAACATTGATACATTTTCAATACTAGGCCATTCGATGGGAGGGAAGATTGCAATGACTTGTGCTTTATTACAGCCCAACCGCATTAATCGCTTAGTCGTTGCCGATATAGCGCCAACGTCACATGTTGACAGACACAGCGATGTGTTTACAGGTTTACAAGCGGTCAGTAACTCGAATGTTAAAAATAGAGCAGAAGCTGATACCGTGTTAGCAAATTATGTAGAAACACCTGAAATTAGACAGTTTTTATTAAAATCTTACCAACGCGGTGATAACGGTTTTCGATTTATTTATGATGTAAATAATTTATACAAGAATTACTCTTTGATTCGAGATTGGCCAGAACAACATAACCATTATGATAAGCCAACGTTATTTATTAAAGGTGAATTATCTGATTATATTGATCAAGCAAGCCAACAATCAATCATTACGCTATTCCCAAATGCGAAGCTTAAAGTCATTAACGCAACGGGACACTGGTTACATGCAGAAAAACCAAAAACCTTTAACCGTTTAGTGATGAACTTTTTTGCTCAATAA
- a CDS encoding DUF406 family protein — MFSKDMLSKETSQKNQVQENEVCEACGTIVELGSVITEDDTQLVLPFSGPTKESVEALAEKYIKAAKARFETVEITVDYKEVESTIESEVTLQFECTAEKLIFEMGLSAI; from the coding sequence ATGTTTTCAAAAGATATGCTTTCAAAAGAAACGTCTCAAAAAAATCAGGTTCAAGAAAATGAGGTCTGTGAAGCATGCGGCACAATCGTTGAACTGGGTAGTGTTATTACAGAAGATGATACACAGCTTGTTTTACCGTTCTCTGGCCCGACTAAAGAAAGTGTTGAAGCATTAGCTGAAAAATATATTAAAGCGGCTAAAGCACGTTTTGAAACAGTCGAAATAACGGTGGATTATAAAGAAGTAGAATCTACTATTGAAAGCGAAGTCACTTTGCAATTTGAATGTACGGCTGAAAAGCTTATTTTCGAAATGGGATTAAGCGCAATTTAA
- the pgm gene encoding phosphoglucomutase (alpha-D-glucose-1,6-bisphosphate-dependent) encodes MAIHPRAGQPAQVSDLVDIPKLVSAYYVNLPDVDVVEQQVAFGTSGHRGSSFKYAFTELHILAITQALAEYRKEKGYTGPVFIGKDTHALSEPAFISAVQVLVENGIKVVVQKGGGYTPTPVISHAILQYNKANPDSLADGIVITPSHNPPEDGGFKYNPPNGGPADSDVTKLIQDRANEILNDNYDDILQADFDEAMQSDLVEEYDYIQPYVDDLINVLDLEAIAKSGIKIGVDTLGGSGVAYWPVIAKTYGLNIEVVNDRVDPTFSFMTLDKDGKIRMDCSSPYAMAGLIKLKDKFDVAVANDPDYDRHGIVTKSSGLLNPNHYLAVAINYLFTHRKQWSEKAIVGKTLVSSSMIDRVVNELGRELSEVPVGFKWFVDGLFDGSFGFGGEESAGASFLRKDGTVWSTDKDGIILALLAAEIIAVTKKDPGEHYAEFTAKFGAPVYQRFDAPASPEQKRVLANLSPEMVEAETLAGEKITAKLTHASGNGAAIGGLKVTTENGWFAARPSGTENIYKIYSESFLGEEHIAQIQTEAQEIVAQAFAKAGI; translated from the coding sequence ATGGCAATTCATCCACGCGCAGGTCAACCCGCACAAGTAAGTGATTTAGTTGATATTCCGAAATTAGTGTCTGCATACTATGTTAATCTTCCTGATGTTGATGTTGTAGAGCAACAAGTCGCTTTTGGTACTTCTGGCCATCGAGGTAGCTCTTTTAAGTATGCATTCACTGAACTGCATATACTTGCCATAACACAAGCTCTTGCTGAGTACCGTAAAGAGAAAGGGTATACAGGGCCTGTTTTTATTGGTAAAGATACGCACGCATTATCTGAGCCTGCTTTCATTTCAGCAGTACAGGTACTGGTTGAAAATGGTATCAAAGTAGTGGTTCAAAAGGGTGGTGGTTATACACCTACGCCAGTTATTTCTCATGCTATTTTGCAATATAACAAAGCTAATCCAGATTCACTGGCTGACGGAATTGTTATTACTCCTTCACACAATCCTCCTGAAGACGGTGGCTTTAAATATAACCCACCTAATGGCGGCCCAGCAGATAGCGATGTCACTAAACTTATTCAAGATCGTGCTAATGAAATATTAAATGATAATTATGATGATATTTTGCAAGCAGACTTCGATGAAGCGATGCAGTCTGATTTAGTTGAAGAGTATGACTATATCCAACCGTATGTTGATGATTTAATCAATGTATTAGACCTCGAAGCGATTGCTAAATCAGGCATTAAAATTGGTGTTGATACGTTAGGCGGTTCAGGCGTTGCTTACTGGCCTGTGATTGCTAAAACTTATGGTTTAAACATTGAAGTTGTCAATGATCGTGTTGACCCTACGTTCTCATTTATGACATTAGATAAAGATGGCAAAATCCGCATGGATTGTTCATCACCTTATGCGATGGCTGGTTTAATCAAGTTAAAAGATAAATTTGATGTTGCGGTGGCTAATGATCCTGATTATGACCGTCACGGTATTGTGACTAAATCATCTGGTTTATTAAATCCTAACCATTATTTAGCGGTTGCGATTAACTATTTGTTCACGCATAGAAAACAATGGTCTGAAAAAGCGATTGTGGGTAAAACATTAGTTTCAAGCTCAATGATTGATCGAGTTGTGAATGAGTTAGGACGTGAGCTATCTGAGGTTCCTGTTGGTTTTAAATGGTTTGTAGATGGACTATTTGACGGTAGCTTTGGTTTTGGTGGCGAAGAAAGTGCCGGCGCTTCGTTCTTACGTAAAGATGGTACGGTTTGGAGTACTGATAAAGACGGTATTATTCTTGCGTTATTAGCGGCTGAAATTATTGCTGTCACTAAGAAAGATCCAGGTGAACATTATGCAGAATTTACTGCTAAATTCGGAGCGCCTGTTTATCAACGTTTCGATGCACCTGCTTCACCAGAGCAAAAACGCGTATTGGCTAACTTAAGCCCTGAGATGGTTGAAGCTGAAACACTTGCAGGTGAGAAAATAACTGCGAAATTGACTCATGCATCTGGCAATGGTGCTGCTATCGGCGGGTTAAAAGTGACCACTGAAAACGGATGGTTTGCTGCTCGTCCTTCAGGAACTGAAAATATTTATAAAATATATTCAGAGTCGTTTTTAGGTGAAGAACATATCGCGCAGATTCAAACAGAAGCGCAAGAAATTGTTGCGCAGGCTTTCGCTAAAGCAGGGATTTAA
- the fldA gene encoding flavodoxin FldA: MSSVGIFFGSDTGNTEAVAKMIQKELGKKLVEVKDIAKSSKEDIAEFSLILFGIPTWYYGEAQCDWDDFFPDLEDIDFTDKLVAIFGCGDQEDYAEYFLDAMGQLGDIVESKGAIIVGNWPSESYDFEASKASIDDSTFIGLGIDEDRQPELTASRVKAWSEQIYNEMCLAELAD, from the coding sequence ATGTCTAGCGTAGGTATTTTCTTTGGCAGCGACACAGGTAACACTGAAGCAGTTGCAAAAATGATACAAAAAGAATTAGGTAAAAAGTTAGTAGAAGTAAAAGATATCGCTAAAAGTAGCAAAGAAGATATCGCTGAATTCAGCCTTATTTTATTTGGTATTCCAACTTGGTACTACGGTGAAGCGCAATGTGATTGGGATGATTTTTTCCCTGATCTAGAAGATATCGACTTTACTGATAAATTAGTGGCTATTTTTGGTTGTGGCGACCAAGAAGACTATGCAGAATACTTTTTAGATGCAATGGGCCAATTAGGTGACATAGTTGAAAGTAAGGGTGCTATTATTGTTGGTAACTGGCCATCTGAAAGTTATGATTTTGAAGCATCAAAAGCTTCAATCGATGATAGTACTTTTATTGGTTTAGGTATTGATGAAGATCGCCAGCCTGAATTGACTGCATCACGTGTAAAAGCATGGTCAGAGCAGATTTATAATGAAATGTGTTTAGCGGAATTAGCCGATTAA
- a CDS encoding DEAD/DEAH box helicase, with protein sequence MLIKDLPIDQRLITSVSHLGFTETTQIQAEAIPVAVSGKDLLASSKTGSGKTLAYLLPAMQRVLKTRALTRRDPRVLILTPTRELAKQVYAQLRLLVSNTSIKSILVLGGENFNDQVKAIDKHPHFIVGTPGRIVDHLKKGLLHLPGLELLILDEADRMLDLGFAEQLTAINEAANHRLRQTLMFSATLGHGEVNEFAGHLLKAPVRIAVGEENQQHSEITQRFYLADNLNQKEKLLFHFLNKEEINQAIIFTATRADTERLSAILVEKGMSAVALHGDLTQANRNKIMDSFSRGKDKILVTTDIASRGLDLIHVSHVFNFDIPKHTEEYIHRIGRTGRAGELGDAISIIGPKDWDNFKKVESFVAQTITFDKVEGVNPKFKGLKPVQKKVFKAKKVVENKQKPIAKKAKISTKKQENVFHESVDVGEAPMRRKKRIIVDDSED encoded by the coding sequence TTGCTAATTAAAGATTTACCCATAGATCAGCGTTTGATCACTTCCGTTTCACATTTAGGTTTTACTGAAACAACACAAATTCAAGCAGAAGCCATTCCGGTTGCTGTCTCTGGGAAAGATCTTTTAGCATCATCTAAAACAGGTTCAGGTAAAACGCTCGCTTATTTATTACCAGCTATGCAACGTGTATTAAAAACACGTGCGCTGACTCGTCGTGATCCTCGCGTATTAATTTTAACGCCAACACGTGAACTTGCTAAACAAGTTTATGCACAACTACGTTTATTAGTGTCTAACACCAGTATTAAATCAATTTTAGTCTTGGGTGGTGAGAACTTTAATGACCAAGTAAAAGCAATCGATAAACATCCGCATTTTATTGTGGGTACGCCAGGGCGTATCGTTGATCACCTTAAAAAAGGACTATTGCATTTACCGGGTTTAGAATTACTGATTTTAGATGAAGCTGACCGTATGTTGGATTTAGGGTTTGCTGAGCAATTAACGGCGATTAATGAAGCGGCTAACCATCGTCTACGTCAGACTTTAATGTTCTCTGCGACGTTAGGTCATGGTGAAGTGAATGAGTTTGCTGGCCACCTACTAAAAGCGCCTGTGCGTATTGCAGTGGGAGAAGAGAATCAACAACATAGTGAAATTACTCAACGCTTTTATTTAGCAGATAATCTTAACCAAAAAGAAAAACTGTTATTTCACTTCTTAAACAAAGAAGAAATCAATCAAGCGATTATATTTACCGCTACCCGTGCTGATACTGAACGTTTAAGTGCAATATTAGTAGAAAAAGGAATGTCAGCAGTCGCGCTGCATGGCGATTTAACACAAGCAAATCGTAATAAGATCATGGATTCTTTTTCACGCGGAAAAGATAAAATCTTAGTGACGACTGATATTGCTTCACGTGGTTTAGATTTAATACATGTAAGTCATGTCTTCAACTTTGATATTCCAAAGCATACTGAAGAGTACATTCACCGTATAGGACGTACTGGTCGAGCGGGTGAGTTAGGCGATGCTATTTCTATTATCGGTCCTAAAGACTGGGATAACTTTAAAAAAGTAGAAAGCTTTGTTGCTCAAACGATTACTTTTGACAAAGTGGAAGGGGTTAACCCGAAATTTAAAGGCTTAAAACCAGTACAGAAGAAAGTGTTCAAAGCGAAAAAAGTCGTTGAAAATAAACAAAAACCGATCGCTAAAAAAGCAAAAATAAGCACTAAAAAACAAGAAAATGTTTTCCATGAGTCTGTGGATGTAGGTGAAGCACCAATGCGCCGTAAGAAAAGAATCATTGTTGATGATTCGGAAGATTAA
- the fur gene encoding ferric iron uptake transcriptional regulator: protein MSNENLALKEAGLKVTSPRLKILSLLQLPENQHLSAEDLYKKLLEQGDEVGVATVYRVLNQFDDAGIVTRHHFEGGKSVFELTHQEHHDHLVCLKCGEVIEFNDPLIEDQQNLIAAKYGIKLTNHSLYLYGEPVDGECNHKNYKV from the coding sequence ATGAGTAATGAAAATTTAGCCCTAAAAGAAGCGGGTTTAAAAGTAACATCACCACGTTTAAAGATTTTAAGTTTATTACAGTTGCCAGAGAATCAGCACTTAAGTGCCGAAGACCTCTACAAGAAACTACTTGAACAAGGTGATGAAGTCGGTGTAGCAACTGTGTATCGCGTTTTAAATCAGTTTGATGATGCGGGTATAGTGACACGTCATCATTTTGAAGGCGGAAAATCCGTTTTTGAATTAACTCATCAAGAACATCATGACCATTTAGTATGTTTAAAATGTGGTGAAGTAATTGAATTCAATGATCCACTGATTGAAGATCAACAAAACCTTATTGCAGCTAAATATGGAATTAAACTGACTAACCACAGTTTATATCTTTATGGTGAGCCAGTTGATGGCGAATGTAATCATAAGAATTATAAAGTTTAG